One Microbacterium sp. zg-B96 genomic region harbors:
- a CDS encoding glycoside hydrolase family 3 C-terminal domain-containing protein, whose translation MTAQSLPPASELTLEQKASLTSGADFWTTKAVDSAGIPSIMMTDGPHGLRKQTGATDHLGLGASVPATCFPPAVGLGSSFDPELVERVGAAIGLEAAIEDVAVVLGPGINIKRMPLCGRNFEYYSEDPLVSGVLGAAAVRGVQSRGVGASLKHFAANNQETDRLRVSADVDPRPLREIYLRGFQRVVQQARPWTVMCAYNRINGVYASQDPWLLTRVLREEWGFEGLVVSDWGAVEDRVVGLPAGLDLEMPASGGRTDAQLVAAVRGGTLAEAALDTAAQRVIDLVAKAGRRPAATGPLDIDAHHALAREAAGRSIVLLKNDDDLLPLRPDARLAVIGAFAAAPRYQGAGSSLINPTRLDNALAEIRELATGEVAFAPGFILTGDADPEADAAALRAEAAAAAASADTAVLFLGLPAAAESEGFDREHIDLPADQLELLDAVVAANPRTVVVLSHGGVVALPFRDQVPAIVEAWLLGQAGGGATADVLFGVVNPSGKLTETIPLRLADTPAFGNFPGEAGHVRYGEGILVGYRGFDARGTEVAYPFGHGLSYTTFRYGAPVASITTDGDLAVTVSVTNTGDRAGREVVQVYTSLPGSAVPRPPRELRAFASVALDAGEVRDVELVIPRADLAHWDLRVDGWVVEGGDYRVEVAASSRDVRGTQVVTVAGDEVRLPLTMASSVGELLAHPVAGPIVTEAMGGLLQGSGAGSLMPDEAMQKMMASFPIGRLAGFPGLPVTPEQIEQLVAMANDPAAAQ comes from the coding sequence ATGACAGCGCAGTCGCTTCCGCCAGCATCCGAACTCACCCTCGAGCAGAAAGCCTCGCTGACCAGCGGCGCCGACTTCTGGACAACGAAAGCCGTCGACAGCGCCGGCATCCCGTCGATCATGATGACCGACGGCCCGCACGGCCTGCGCAAGCAGACCGGGGCGACCGACCACCTGGGGTTGGGCGCCAGCGTGCCGGCGACGTGCTTCCCGCCCGCCGTGGGGCTGGGTTCCTCGTTCGACCCGGAGCTGGTGGAGCGGGTGGGCGCGGCGATCGGGCTCGAGGCGGCCATCGAGGACGTGGCGGTCGTGCTCGGCCCCGGCATCAACATCAAGCGGATGCCGCTGTGTGGCCGCAACTTCGAGTACTACTCCGAGGACCCGCTGGTGTCGGGGGTGCTCGGCGCGGCCGCGGTGCGCGGCGTCCAGTCCCGCGGCGTCGGTGCGTCGCTGAAGCACTTCGCCGCCAACAACCAGGAGACCGACCGGCTGCGGGTCAGCGCCGACGTCGACCCGCGGCCGCTGCGGGAGATCTACCTGCGCGGCTTCCAGCGGGTCGTGCAGCAGGCGCGGCCGTGGACGGTGATGTGTGCGTACAACCGGATCAACGGCGTCTACGCGTCGCAGGATCCGTGGCTGCTCACGCGGGTGCTGCGCGAGGAGTGGGGCTTCGAGGGCCTCGTCGTCTCGGACTGGGGCGCCGTCGAGGATCGCGTCGTGGGGCTGCCGGCGGGGCTGGATCTGGAGATGCCCGCCAGCGGTGGGCGCACCGACGCGCAGCTGGTCGCCGCCGTCCGGGGCGGCACGCTCGCCGAAGCGGCGCTGGACACCGCCGCGCAGCGGGTGATCGATCTGGTGGCCAAAGCCGGCCGCCGGCCCGCCGCGACCGGTCCGCTGGACATCGACGCCCACCACGCACTCGCCCGGGAGGCGGCGGGCCGCTCGATCGTGCTGCTGAAGAACGACGACGACCTGCTGCCGCTACGGCCGGACGCGCGACTGGCCGTGATCGGCGCGTTCGCCGCCGCGCCCCGCTACCAGGGCGCCGGGTCGTCGCTGATCAACCCGACCCGGCTGGACAACGCCCTCGCCGAGATCCGCGAACTCGCCACGGGGGAAGTGGCCTTCGCACCCGGGTTCATCCTCACCGGCGACGCGGACCCCGAAGCGGATGCCGCGGCGCTGCGGGCCGAGGCGGCCGCCGCCGCGGCATCCGCCGACACCGCGGTGCTGTTCCTGGGGCTGCCGGCGGCGGCGGAGTCGGAGGGATTCGACCGCGAGCACATCGACCTGCCTGCCGACCAGCTGGAGCTGCTCGACGCGGTCGTCGCCGCGAACCCCCGCACGGTCGTCGTGCTCTCCCACGGCGGAGTGGTCGCCCTGCCGTTCCGCGACCAGGTGCCGGCGATCGTCGAGGCGTGGCTGCTGGGCCAGGCCGGCGGCGGGGCGACCGCCGACGTGCTGTTCGGCGTCGTCAACCCGTCGGGCAAGCTCACCGAGACGATTCCGCTGCGGCTGGCGGACACCCCCGCGTTCGGCAACTTTCCCGGTGAGGCGGGTCACGTCCGCTACGGCGAGGGCATCCTCGTCGGCTACCGCGGATTCGACGCGCGGGGCACCGAGGTGGCCTACCCGTTCGGCCACGGGCTGTCGTACACGACGTTCCGGTACGGCGCGCCGGTGGCATCCATCACCACCGATGGCGACCTCGCCGTCACCGTGTCCGTCACCAACACCGGCGATCGGGCCGGCCGCGAGGTCGTGCAGGTCTACACATCGCTCCCCGGTTCGGCGGTTCCGCGTCCGCCGCGGGAGCTGCGGGCCTTCGCCTCGGTCGCCCTGGATGCGGGTGAGGTCCGTGACGTGGAGCTGGTCATCCCGCGCGCGGACCTGGCCCACTGGGACCTGCGCGTGGACGGCTGGGTCGTCGAAGGCGGTGATTACCGGGTCGAGGTGGCCGCCTCCAGTCGGGACGTGCGAGGTACGCAGGTCGTCACCGTCGCCGGCGACGAGGTGCGGCTGCCGCTGACGATGGCGTCGTCGGTGGGGGAACTGCTCGCGCACCCGGTGGCCGGCCCGATCGTGACGGAGGCGATGGGTGGCCTGCTGCAGGGCTCGGGGGCGGGTTCGCTCATGCCCGACGAGGCGATGCAGAAGATGATGGCGTCGTTCCCCATCGGGCGGCTCGCAGGCTTCCCAGGGCTGCCGGTCACGCCGGAGCAGATCGAGCAGCTCGTGGCGATGGCGAACGACCCCGCCGCTGCGCAGTAG
- a CDS encoding carboxylesterase family protein, which translates to MNEPPVVTTAAGAVRGVWREDAGAASAAFLGIPFAQPPTGDLRFAAPVPVSPWQGVRDATAYGATPHRNAEGITLIPEPSIPGESTLNVNVFTPRPADSAARLPVLVYIHGGGFTSGSPASPWYDGRAFNRDGVVTVTVSYRLGFDGFGAIEGAPSNRGVRDWLAGLEWVRQNIAAFGGDPERVTIAGQSAGGGAVLTLLGMPAAQHLFRSAIALSAAIADVRPPRAARAARRLATLAGVPATRAGFASMPEERLSALQEAAGRPETAGRLAPVRDLLDQGPPWGPLVDGDLLPQPTLKALAAGVGADKPLVIGATDDEFTGVTEGLHKTLRFVPASIALGLVLPDRVTRRGYLAANRPQRRLGTAAVLGRFVTDRIFRSLVLRVAQARATASAPTWVYRFSWVSPTKHWAMHCVDVPFWFDCLDADGVAAIAGDAPPRALADAVHGSAVAFLREGDPGWTPWTSQPGATRVFGGAASAPDVIADGYAGARALVS; encoded by the coding sequence ATGAACGAACCCCCCGTCGTCACCACCGCAGCAGGCGCCGTGCGCGGGGTCTGGCGGGAGGATGCCGGCGCCGCGTCGGCGGCCTTCCTCGGCATCCCCTTCGCCCAGCCGCCCACCGGCGACCTGCGTTTCGCCGCGCCGGTGCCGGTGTCGCCGTGGCAGGGCGTCCGCGATGCCACCGCGTACGGCGCCACCCCGCACCGCAACGCCGAGGGCATCACGCTCATCCCGGAGCCGTCGATCCCGGGCGAGTCGACCCTGAACGTCAACGTGTTCACCCCGCGGCCGGCCGACTCGGCCGCCCGGCTGCCGGTGCTGGTCTACATCCACGGCGGCGGGTTCACCTCGGGGTCGCCGGCGAGCCCTTGGTACGACGGGCGGGCGTTCAACCGCGACGGGGTGGTGACGGTCACGGTGTCGTACCGGCTCGGCTTCGACGGTTTCGGGGCGATCGAGGGCGCGCCGTCCAACCGCGGCGTCCGGGACTGGCTGGCCGGGCTGGAGTGGGTGCGGCAGAACATCGCCGCGTTCGGCGGCGACCCGGAGCGCGTCACGATCGCCGGGCAGTCCGCCGGCGGCGGCGCGGTGCTGACGCTGCTGGGGATGCCCGCCGCCCAGCACCTCTTCCGCTCGGCGATCGCCCTGTCCGCCGCGATCGCCGACGTGCGGCCGCCGCGCGCCGCCCGGGCGGCCCGGCGACTGGCCACCCTGGCCGGGGTGCCCGCCACCCGCGCCGGCTTCGCCTCGATGCCGGAGGAGCGGCTGTCCGCCCTGCAGGAAGCGGCGGGCAGGCCCGAGACAGCGGGCAGGCTTGCGCCGGTGCGGGACCTGCTCGACCAGGGGCCGCCTTGGGGGCCGCTGGTCGACGGCGATCTGCTGCCGCAGCCGACCCTCAAGGCGCTGGCCGCCGGTGTCGGCGCCGACAAACCTCTCGTGATCGGCGCGACCGACGACGAGTTCACCGGCGTCACCGAGGGACTGCACAAGACGCTGCGGTTCGTCCCGGCATCCATCGCGCTCGGCCTGGTGCTGCCGGACCGGGTGACGCGCCGCGGCTACCTCGCCGCGAACCGGCCGCAGCGCCGGCTCGGCACCGCGGCGGTGCTCGGCCGGTTCGTCACCGACCGGATTTTCCGCTCCCTCGTGCTGCGGGTGGCCCAGGCACGAGCGACCGCGTCCGCGCCGACGTGGGTGTACCGGTTCTCGTGGGTCTCCCCCACCAAGCACTGGGCGATGCACTGCGTCGACGTGCCGTTCTGGTTCGACTGCCTCGACGCCGACGGGGTCGCCGCGATAGCCGGCGACGCGCCGCCGCGCGCCCTGGCCGACGCGGTGCACGGCTCGGCGGTCGCCTTCCTCCGCGAGGGCGACCCCGGCTGGACGCCGTGGACGTCGCAGCCGGGAGCCACCCGGGTGTTCGGCGGTGCGGCATCTGCCCCCGACGTGATCGCCGACGGGTACGCCGGCGCGCGCGCGCTGGTCAGCTGA
- a CDS encoding LLM class F420-dependent oxidoreductase: protein MRFGTFLPQGWRHDLVGIDPADQWPLMRSLAQQADAAHWESLWVYDHFHTVPVPSDEATHEAWTLMAAFAASTSRIRLGQMCTCMGYRNPAYLAKVAATVDHVSAGRVEMGIGAGWYEHEWRAYGYGFPGIGQRLKMLAEGVDIMRQAWTTGQATLDGEHYQLDGAIVQPLPRQAGGIPLWIAGGGEKKTLRIAAEHAQYTNWSSVPAEFSHKKQILEAHCADIGRDPAEIVLSANFNTVIGATEAEVADRLAAIQARVAPFLGDATEGFMADYHSDRALVGTPAQAIERLQDMRDRGLGYAIHYFPEMAYDRSGVELFEREVMPALS, encoded by the coding sequence ATGCGATTCGGAACTTTCCTCCCCCAGGGCTGGCGTCACGACCTCGTCGGCATCGACCCGGCCGACCAATGGCCCCTCATGCGGAGCCTCGCCCAGCAGGCGGATGCCGCGCACTGGGAGTCCCTCTGGGTGTACGACCACTTCCACACCGTCCCGGTCCCGAGTGACGAGGCCACCCACGAGGCGTGGACCCTGATGGCTGCGTTCGCCGCGTCGACCAGCCGCATCCGGCTCGGCCAGATGTGCACGTGCATGGGGTACCGCAACCCCGCCTACCTCGCCAAGGTCGCCGCGACCGTCGACCACGTCTCGGCCGGACGGGTCGAGATGGGCATCGGCGCCGGCTGGTACGAGCACGAGTGGCGTGCCTACGGCTACGGGTTCCCCGGCATCGGCCAGCGGCTGAAGATGCTCGCCGAGGGCGTCGACATCATGCGGCAGGCGTGGACCACCGGACAGGCGACCCTCGACGGCGAGCACTACCAGCTCGATGGCGCGATCGTGCAGCCGCTGCCGCGCCAGGCCGGCGGCATCCCGCTGTGGATCGCCGGCGGCGGCGAGAAGAAGACCCTCCGCATCGCCGCGGAGCACGCGCAGTACACCAACTGGTCCAGCGTGCCGGCGGAGTTCAGCCACAAGAAGCAGATCCTCGAAGCCCACTGCGCCGACATCGGCCGCGACCCGGCCGAGATCGTGCTGTCGGCCAACTTCAACACCGTGATCGGCGCGACCGAAGCCGAGGTCGCCGACCGGCTCGCGGCGATCCAGGCGCGGGTGGCCCCGTTCCTCGGCGACGCGACCGAAGGGTTCATGGCCGACTACCACTCCGACCGGGCCCTGGTCGGCACGCCGGCGCAGGCGATCGAGCGGCTGCAGGACATGCGCGACCGGGGGCTGGGTTACGCCATCCACTACTTCCCGGAGATGGCGTACGACCGCTCCGGCGTGGAGCTGTTCGAGCGCGAAGTGATGCCCGCGCTCAGCTGA
- a CDS encoding site-specific DNA-methyltransferase encodes MIGAGEQPGRVDIHHGDNLSVARTLDDGSFTLIYLDPPFNTGRTQKRAVESAVRIQPESDEPAENGGSAPLRLNSDADPVKTGFRGREYSRLRGDLSRYDDRFENYWDFLEPRLAEAWRLLADDGTLYLHLDYREAHYAKVLLDALVGRDRFLNELIWAYDYGAKSRSRWPTKHDTILVYVKDPRGYHFDSTAVDREPYMAPGLVTPEKAARGKLPTDVWWHTIVPTSGREKTGYPTQKPEGILRRIVQASSRPGDRVLDLFAGSGTTGAVASALGRDAVLVDANTEAIEIMRTRMPHATIHRTETLQPGPVESVG; translated from the coding sequence GTGATCGGCGCAGGCGAGCAACCAGGCCGCGTCGACATCCACCACGGCGACAACCTCTCCGTCGCGCGGACCCTCGACGACGGCTCCTTCACCCTCATCTACCTCGACCCGCCGTTCAACACCGGCCGCACGCAGAAGCGTGCCGTCGAATCCGCCGTCAGAATTCAGCCGGAGAGCGACGAACCGGCCGAAAACGGGGGATCTGCGCCGCTGAGGCTGAATTCCGACGCCGATCCGGTGAAGACCGGATTCCGCGGTCGCGAATACTCGCGCCTGCGCGGCGACCTCAGCCGCTACGACGACCGGTTCGAGAACTACTGGGACTTCCTCGAGCCCCGCCTCGCCGAAGCGTGGCGTCTGCTCGCCGACGACGGCACGCTGTACCTGCACCTGGATTACCGCGAGGCCCACTACGCCAAGGTGCTGCTGGACGCCCTCGTCGGACGGGACCGGTTCCTCAACGAGCTGATCTGGGCCTACGACTACGGCGCCAAGAGCCGCAGCCGCTGGCCCACCAAGCACGACACGATCCTCGTGTACGTCAAGGATCCGCGCGGCTACCACTTCGACTCCACCGCCGTGGACCGCGAGCCCTACATGGCCCCCGGGCTGGTGACCCCCGAGAAGGCGGCACGCGGCAAGCTCCCCACCGACGTGTGGTGGCACACCATCGTGCCGACCTCGGGACGGGAGAAGACCGGCTACCCGACGCAGAAGCCCGAGGGCATCCTGCGGCGCATCGTGCAGGCCTCCAGCCGCCCCGGCGACCGGGTGCTGGATCTCTTCGCCGGCAGCGGCACCACCGGCGCAGTCGCGTCTGCACTCGGCCGCGACGCGGTGCTGGTGGACGCCAACACCGAGGCCATCGAGATCATGCGCACGCGGATGCCGCACGCCACGATCCACCGCACTGAAACGTTGCAGCCAGGGCCCGTGGAATCCGTAGGCTGA
- a CDS encoding lipoate--protein ligase family protein gives MHGEYKVPGGKLVVVDLEVDEGLITDFRLAGDFFLEPDDALADINAAVTGLPVEADVATIAAAVRSALPAGAQLLGFTPESVGTAVRRALVTAPGWRDFEWEIVHDRPLSPHMNLALDEVLTARVGDGRRKPTMRIWTWDSSAVVIGSFQSYRNEVDPEGAAKHGFEVVRRISGGGAMLISAEWIITYSLYVPASLVAGMTFADSYAFLDDWALQALRSLGIDATYKPLNDISSPQGKIGGAAQKRLANGGVLHHASLSYDMDGQVLTEVLRIGREKLSDKGTASAAKRVDPLRSQTGLPREEIIERFKTTFANLYGATEGQITEDEYAEAEALVQSKFATDAWLHRVP, from the coding sequence ATGCACGGTGAGTACAAGGTTCCAGGCGGCAAACTCGTCGTCGTCGATCTCGAAGTCGACGAGGGGCTGATCACCGACTTCCGCCTCGCGGGGGACTTCTTCCTCGAGCCCGATGACGCTTTGGCCGACATAAACGCCGCCGTTACGGGGCTTCCCGTCGAGGCCGACGTGGCCACGATCGCGGCGGCCGTGCGCTCGGCACTTCCCGCCGGCGCGCAGTTACTGGGATTCACCCCCGAATCGGTCGGCACCGCCGTGCGGCGGGCGCTGGTGACCGCACCCGGCTGGCGCGACTTCGAGTGGGAGATCGTGCACGACCGGCCGCTGTCGCCGCACATGAACCTGGCCCTGGACGAGGTCCTCACCGCCCGGGTGGGCGACGGCCGCCGCAAGCCCACCATGCGCATCTGGACGTGGGACTCGTCCGCCGTCGTGATCGGCTCGTTCCAGTCGTACCGCAACGAGGTCGACCCCGAGGGGGCCGCCAAGCACGGCTTCGAGGTCGTGCGTCGCATCTCCGGCGGCGGGGCCATGCTGATCTCCGCGGAGTGGATCATCACGTACTCGCTGTACGTGCCGGCATCCCTCGTCGCCGGCATGACCTTCGCGGATTCGTACGCGTTCCTCGACGACTGGGCCCTGCAGGCGCTGCGGTCGCTGGGCATCGACGCCACCTACAAGCCGCTCAACGACATCTCCTCCCCCCAGGGCAAGATCGGCGGGGCGGCGCAGAAGCGCCTCGCCAACGGTGGGGTGCTGCACCACGCGAGCCTCAGCTACGACATGGACGGGCAGGTGCTGACCGAGGTGCTGCGCATCGGCCGCGAGAAGCTCAGCGACAAGGGCACCGCCTCTGCCGCCAAGCGTGTCGATCCGCTGCGCAGCCAGACCGGCCTGCCGCGGGAGGAGATCATCGAGCGGTTCAAGACCACCTTCGCCAACCTGTACGGCGCGACCGAGGGGCAGATCACCGAGGACGAGTACGCCGAAGCCGAGGCCCTCGTGCAGTCCAAGTTCGCCACCGACGCGTGGCTGCACCGGGTTCCGTGA
- a CDS encoding DEAD/DEAH box helicase: protein MSSSFLSLGVPEKLAQVLAAEGKTEAFAIQRDTLPDSLAGRDVLGRGRTGSGKTIAFALPMVARLSGAAASGRRPGRPRGLVLAPTRELATQIAAVIAPLANAVGLTVTTIFGGVSQRPQEQALGRGVDIVVACPGRLEDLMKQKVVDLSAVEIAVLDEADHMADLGFLPGVTRILAATPAGGQRLLFSATLDRGVDGLVRKFLRDEVRHEVDESSVPQGVMTHRVFVVHGTDDKTALVRHLASGRGRRILFTRTKHQAKKLAKQLTASGIPAVDLHGNLSQGARDRNLASFGAELSKGGVRVLVATDVAARGVHVDDVELVVHVDPPMEHKAYLHRSGRTARAGAEGVVVTVALHAQRSEVKDLLRKAQVAAALEAVTPHGSEVSVLVGEPADHVTPAPEAPAQRGGGGGGGGQRGGGRSERPERSGAGGGGARRGGGGRGRDGQGSGQGAPRAAGAPASARPAQRASRPTTGSTVADIRATAGTGRGRGSRRANG, encoded by the coding sequence ATGTCTTCTTCTTTCCTGTCCCTCGGCGTGCCCGAGAAACTCGCCCAGGTGCTTGCCGCCGAAGGCAAGACCGAGGCGTTCGCCATTCAGCGCGACACCCTCCCCGACTCCCTCGCCGGGCGTGACGTGCTCGGCCGCGGCCGCACCGGCAGCGGCAAGACCATCGCCTTCGCCCTTCCCATGGTCGCCCGCCTCTCCGGCGCCGCAGCGTCGGGCCGTCGCCCCGGTCGCCCCCGCGGCCTGGTGCTGGCCCCGACCCGCGAGCTCGCCACGCAGATCGCCGCGGTCATCGCACCGCTGGCAAACGCCGTGGGCCTGACCGTCACCACGATCTTCGGTGGCGTCAGCCAGCGCCCGCAGGAGCAGGCGCTCGGTCGCGGCGTCGACATCGTCGTGGCCTGCCCCGGCCGCCTCGAGGACCTCATGAAGCAGAAGGTCGTCGACCTCTCCGCCGTGGAGATCGCCGTGCTGGACGAGGCCGACCACATGGCCGACCTGGGCTTCCTGCCCGGTGTCACCCGCATCCTCGCCGCCACGCCCGCCGGTGGTCAGCGTCTGCTGTTCAGCGCGACGCTGGACCGCGGCGTCGACGGCCTGGTGCGCAAGTTCCTGCGCGACGAGGTGCGTCACGAGGTCGACGAGTCCAGCGTGCCGCAGGGCGTCATGACCCACCGCGTGTTCGTGGTGCACGGCACCGACGACAAGACCGCTCTGGTGCGTCACCTCGCGTCCGGCCGTGGCCGCCGCATCCTCTTCACCCGCACCAAGCACCAGGCAAAGAAGCTCGCCAAGCAGCTGACCGCGTCGGGCATCCCGGCGGTCGACCTGCACGGCAACCTGTCGCAGGGTGCTCGTGACCGCAACCTCGCCTCATTCGGCGCGGAGCTGTCCAAGGGCGGCGTCCGCGTCCTGGTCGCCACCGACGTCGCAGCCCGCGGCGTGCACGTGGACGACGTCGAACTCGTCGTGCACGTCGACCCGCCCATGGAGCACAAGGCGTACCTGCACCGCTCGGGCCGCACCGCCCGCGCCGGCGCCGAGGGCGTCGTCGTGACGGTGGCCCTGCACGCCCAGCGCAGCGAAGTGAAGGACCTGCTGCGCAAGGCCCAGGTGGCCGCCGCGCTCGAGGCCGTCACGCCGCACGGCTCCGAAGTGTCCGTTCTCGTCGGCGAGCCCGCCGATCACGTCACCCCCGCACCCGAGGCCCCCGCCCAGCGCGGCGGCGGCGGTGGCGGTGGCGGCCAGCGCGGCGGCGGTCGGTCGGAGCGCCCCGAGCGTTCCGGCGCCGGTGGCGGCGGTGCCCGCCGTGGCGGTGGCGGACGTGGCCGTGACGGTCAGGGGTCGGGTCAGGGCGCACCTCGTGCGGCCGGCGCCCCGGCATCCGCTCGTCCTGCGCAGCGCGCCTCGCGCCCGACCACCGGCAGCACGGTCGCGGACATCCGCGCCACCGCCGGCACAGGTCGCGGTCGCGGCTCACGCCGCGCCAACGGCTGA
- a CDS encoding lysophospholipase — MPEFIDAHGIAIVYDVHPARTEPRAAVQLLHGVGEHAGRYGALIAALTDAGYIVYADDHRGHGRTGIRQHNGDVSKLGRLGKGGLRAAQAAVWQLTQIIHEDNPALPLVLLGHSWGSFLAQMLVDEHPEAYDAVVLSGSALRWPGSLNAGNLNAPWHSPGALGTEWLSSDAAVCQAFIDDPLTTTVPLAKLFGVIDGLRLFGRPRRGLGVDMPVLLQVGRDDTVGGPRSVHRLADAYRRRCGFTDVTTLVYPEARHEIFNEVAQADVRGDLLTWLAARFPAASAGPVPAASLDRETATGGRDSGK, encoded by the coding sequence ATGCCCGAGTTCATCGACGCACACGGCATCGCGATCGTGTACGACGTACACCCCGCCCGCACCGAACCCCGCGCCGCCGTGCAACTGCTGCACGGCGTCGGCGAGCATGCCGGCCGTTACGGCGCCCTGATCGCGGCTCTGACCGACGCCGGCTACATCGTCTATGCCGACGATCACCGCGGGCACGGGCGCACCGGCATCCGCCAGCACAACGGCGATGTCAGCAAGCTCGGGCGGCTCGGCAAAGGCGGGCTGCGGGCCGCGCAGGCGGCCGTGTGGCAGTTGACCCAGATCATCCACGAGGACAATCCCGCGCTGCCGCTGGTGCTGCTGGGGCATTCCTGGGGGTCGTTCCTGGCGCAGATGCTCGTCGATGAGCACCCCGAAGCGTATGACGCGGTCGTGCTGTCGGGGTCAGCGCTGCGCTGGCCGGGATCGCTGAACGCCGGCAACCTCAACGCGCCGTGGCACTCGCCCGGTGCGCTGGGTACCGAGTGGCTGTCGTCGGATGCCGCCGTCTGCCAGGCCTTCATCGACGATCCGCTGACGACGACCGTTCCCCTGGCGAAGCTGTTCGGAGTGATCGACGGGCTGCGGCTGTTCGGCCGGCCGCGGCGCGGGCTCGGCGTCGATATGCCCGTGCTGCTGCAGGTCGGGCGGGACGACACGGTCGGCGGGCCGCGCAGCGTGCACCGCCTGGCCGATGCCTACCGGCGCCGTTGCGGCTTCACGGACGTGACCACCCTGGTCTACCCCGAGGCCCGGCACGAGATCTTCAACGAGGTGGCGCAGGCCGACGTGCGAGGCGACCTGCTCACCTGGCTCGCCGCCCGCTTCCCCGCGGCATCCGCCGGCCCCGTCCCCGCCGCCTCCCTCGACCGTGAAACAGCAACTGGCGGCCGAGACAGCGGTAAATAA